A genomic stretch from Rhodanobacter soli includes:
- a CDS encoding TonB-dependent receptor — MNSRIRAKLLPFAIASLLASSVPAIAQDTSSSISGRVLDANGQPVAGATVQIVHEPSGTTKITTTDADGRYSAQGLRVGGPFDVTASKAGLTQGEQNKVYLQLSQSTAVNLTMGAVEAKNLEGVTVSASALAQTFTPDNKGLSTNVSQRELQAAPTPGRSIQDIARLDPRIVITDRGDGSMSTMGQNSRYNNISVDGVSVGDPFGLNSNGMPYIGSPVSTDTIEEYNISTANFDVASDTVGANINAVTKSGTNEFHGSVYYAYRNADKLVGSAGWLDENRGYKGYKSDWTAGATLGGPIIKDKLFFFANFEKEKTVGLGADSANGLDPSLTGASTSNKVSPGDLNRIIDAAKNLGLTPGTFSGGNVDLEDKRYLMKLDWNIADNHRASLSYQRTKETQPIVQGNSSTAIGLTSYWYTKNSDTKNTVLQVFDDWTSNFSTEAKIGYSQFSQVRTVDTQQPQVFVNLGAGGKAPFVDLGEDQFSHYNVLDIKTWKALFAGTLYLDEHTIKGGVDFQQNKIYNLFGRTQFGAYTFWGIDNFEKGIYNSYNIYQPAAGYTLDDVAAAWTLRQYGFFLQDTWQPTSNLSVQYGVRVNLNKTGDKPVYNPTFTNAFGYRNDNTIDGMKLIEPRLSFNYNFDSERMMQIRGGVGLFQSNPPTVWMTNPYQNNGMTTATYQVFNDDGLQPGVGNDLPVFSPDPFAQNLPPPASSKMNVDTVDPNFQLPSVWKVSLAFDRELPWLGTIFSAEYQRIITRNGILYQNINIGDPNGTLPDGRNNYYETLGQAPKSGDARTNANPAFSGTSTLLTNTHKGRAEALTLSLKKPFSESWFGSVGVTFGNATEVNPGTSSQASSNYSNSAWVNPNDDVASTSNYAIKQRLNASLTWQHRFFGDYVTSVSAFYDGHSGQPYSWTFGNDANGDSYSTDLIYIPNKGDVSFKTGTSQAVIDQFFNFIQSDSYLKDHQGAIAGRNRAASAWVNQVDLSFRQEVPGIFKGNKGELRLDIYNFMNLLNSDWGQQSYVGFPYTRTLASYEGVDADGKYIYSLPTDKSGNYQPGQKIIYDAGRNTKTNVVSRWSAMVTLRYTF; from the coding sequence ATGAACAGCCGAATTCGCGCCAAACTCCTGCCGTTTGCCATTGCTTCGTTGCTGGCGTCGTCGGTGCCTGCCATCGCGCAGGACACCTCCTCCTCGATCAGTGGCCGCGTGCTTGACGCGAACGGCCAGCCGGTGGCCGGCGCCACCGTGCAGATCGTGCATGAGCCGTCGGGCACCACCAAGATCACCACGACCGACGCGGATGGCCGCTACTCGGCGCAGGGTCTGCGCGTCGGCGGCCCGTTCGACGTGACGGCGTCCAAGGCCGGCCTGACCCAGGGCGAGCAGAACAAGGTCTACCTGCAGTTGTCGCAGAGCACCGCGGTGAACCTGACCATGGGCGCGGTGGAAGCGAAGAATCTGGAAGGCGTGACCGTTTCGGCCAGCGCGTTGGCGCAGACCTTCACGCCGGACAACAAGGGCCTCTCGACCAACGTGTCGCAGCGCGAGTTGCAGGCCGCACCGACGCCGGGCCGCTCTATCCAGGACATCGCCCGCCTCGATCCGCGCATCGTCATCACCGATCGCGGTGACGGCTCGATGTCGACGATGGGCCAGAACAGCCGTTACAACAACATCAGCGTCGACGGCGTCTCCGTCGGCGACCCGTTCGGCCTGAACTCGAACGGCATGCCGTACATCGGCTCGCCGGTGTCCACCGACACCATCGAGGAATACAACATCTCGACCGCGAACTTCGACGTGGCTTCCGACACCGTCGGCGCCAACATCAACGCGGTGACCAAGAGCGGCACGAACGAATTCCACGGTTCGGTGTACTACGCCTACCGCAATGCCGACAAGCTGGTCGGCAGCGCCGGCTGGCTCGACGAGAATCGCGGCTACAAGGGCTACAAGAGCGACTGGACCGCCGGCGCGACGCTGGGCGGCCCGATCATCAAGGACAAGCTGTTCTTCTTCGCGAACTTCGAGAAGGAGAAGACCGTCGGCCTGGGCGCCGATTCGGCCAATGGCCTGGATCCGTCGCTGACCGGCGCGTCGACCTCGAACAAGGTCTCGCCCGGCGACTTGAACCGCATCATCGACGCGGCCAAGAATCTCGGCCTGACCCCGGGCACCTTCAGCGGCGGCAACGTCGACCTGGAGGACAAGCGCTACCTGATGAAGCTGGACTGGAACATCGCCGACAATCATCGCGCGAGCCTGTCCTATCAGCGCACCAAGGAAACCCAGCCGATCGTGCAGGGCAACTCGTCCACCGCCATCGGCCTGACCAGCTACTGGTACACCAAGAACAGCGACACCAAGAACACCGTGCTGCAGGTGTTCGACGACTGGACCAGCAACTTCTCCACCGAAGCCAAGATCGGCTATTCGCAGTTCTCGCAAGTGCGCACGGTCGATACCCAGCAGCCGCAGGTCTTCGTCAATCTGGGTGCTGGCGGCAAGGCGCCGTTCGTGGATCTGGGCGAGGACCAGTTCAGCCATTACAACGTGCTGGACATCAAGACCTGGAAGGCGCTGTTCGCCGGCACGCTGTACCTGGATGAGCACACCATCAAGGGTGGCGTCGACTTCCAGCAGAACAAGATCTACAACCTGTTCGGGCGCACCCAGTTTGGTGCCTACACGTTCTGGGGCATCGACAATTTCGAGAAGGGCATCTACAACTCGTACAATATCTACCAGCCGGCCGCCGGCTACACGCTGGACGATGTGGCTGCTGCCTGGACGCTGCGCCAGTATGGTTTCTTCCTGCAGGACACCTGGCAGCCGACGAGCAACCTGTCGGTGCAGTACGGCGTGCGCGTCAATCTCAACAAGACGGGTGACAAGCCGGTCTACAACCCGACGTTCACCAATGCCTTCGGCTATCGCAACGACAACACCATCGATGGCATGAAGCTGATCGAGCCGCGCCTGTCGTTCAACTACAACTTCGACAGCGAGCGGATGATGCAGATCCGTGGCGGCGTGGGCCTGTTCCAGTCCAATCCGCCGACCGTGTGGATGACCAATCCGTACCAGAACAACGGCATGACCACGGCCACCTACCAGGTGTTCAATGACGACGGCCTGCAGCCGGGCGTGGGCAACGACCTGCCGGTGTTCAGCCCGGATCCGTTCGCACAGAACCTGCCGCCGCCGGCCAGCTCGAAGATGAACGTCGACACGGTCGACCCGAACTTCCAGCTGCCGTCCGTGTGGAAGGTGAGCCTGGCGTTCGATCGCGAGCTGCCGTGGCTGGGTACGATCTTCTCGGCCGAATACCAGCGGATCATCACGCGCAACGGCATCCTCTACCAGAACATCAATATCGGCGATCCGAACGGCACGCTGCCGGACGGCCGCAACAACTACTACGAGACGCTGGGCCAGGCGCCGAAGTCGGGTGATGCACGCACGAATGCCAACCCGGCGTTCTCGGGCACCTCGACCCTGCTGACCAACACCCACAAGGGCCGCGCCGAAGCACTGACGCTGTCGTTGAAGAAGCCGTTCTCGGAAAGCTGGTTCGGCAGCGTGGGTGTGACCTTCGGCAACGCGACCGAAGTCAACCCGGGCACCTCCAGCCAGGCCAGCTCGAACTACTCCAATAGTGCCTGGGTGAATCCGAACGATGATGTGGCCTCGACGTCGAACTATGCGATCAAACAGCGCCTGAATGCCTCGCTGACCTGGCAGCATCGCTTCTTCGGTGACTACGTGACCAGTGTCAGCGCGTTCTATGACGGCCACAGCGGCCAGCCGTACAGCTGGACGTTCGGCAACGATGCGAACGGCGACTCCTACAGCACCGACCTGATCTACATCCCGAACAAGGGCGATGTGAGCTTCAAGACGGGCACCAGCCAGGCTGTGATCGATCAGTTCTTCAACTTCATCCAGAGCGATTCCTACCTGAAGGACCACCAGGGTGCCATCGCGGGCCGCAACCGTGCTGCATCGGCATGGGTGAACCAGGTGGACCTGAGCTTCCGCCAGGAAGTGCCCGGCATCTTCAAGGGCAACAAGGGCGAGCTGCGCCTGGACATCTACAACTTCATGAACCTGTTGAACAGCGACTGGGGTCAGCAGAGCTACGTCGGCTTCCCGTACACCCGTACGCTGGCCAGTTACGAAGGTGTGGATGCGGACGGCAAGTACATCTACTCGCTGCCCACCGACAAGAGCGGCAACTACCAGCCGGGCCAGAAGATCATCTACGACGCCGGTCGCAACACCAAGACCAACGTGGTGTCGCGCTGGTCGGCCATGGTCACGCTGCGCTACACGTTCTAA